In Chlamydia serpentis, the following are encoded in one genomic region:
- a CDS encoding FtsW/RodA/SpoVE family cell cycle protein, with product MRYHKYFRYVNFWVFFIVLTLMLLSVVVISSMDSTSMLVNSSRGLLTNKSIMQLRHFALGWTAFFVCTYFDYHLFKRWAWLLYFLMICALIGLFFVPSVQNVHRWYRIPFIHLSVQPSEYGKLVVVIMLSYILESRKADIASKKTAFLACLIVAIPFFLILKEPDLGTALVLCPVTLTVFYLSNVHALLVKFCTVLASIGVIASLLIFSGIVSHEQIKPYALKVIKEYQYERLSPSNHHQRASLISIGLGGIKGRGWKTGEFAGRGWLPYSYTDSVFSALGEEFGLLGLLFMLILFYFLICFGCRTVAVAIDDFGKLLAAGITVYLAMHVLINISMMCGLLPITGVPLILISYGGSSVISTMASLGVLQSIYSRRFAKY from the coding sequence ATGAGATATCATAAATATTTTCGATATGTGAATTTTTGGGTCTTTTTTATTGTGCTTACTTTGATGTTGCTCAGTGTCGTAGTTATCTCTTCTATGGATTCTACATCTATGTTGGTCAACTCATCTAGGGGATTGTTAACTAATAAAAGTATCATGCAGCTCAGGCATTTTGCCTTAGGATGGACGGCTTTTTTTGTTTGCACCTATTTTGACTACCACTTATTTAAACGTTGGGCATGGTTACTCTACTTTCTGATGATATGTGCTCTCATTGGTCTTTTTTTTGTGCCATCAGTACAAAATGTTCACAGGTGGTATCGAATTCCCTTTATTCATCTAAGTGTGCAACCTTCAGAATACGGGAAGCTCGTTGTGGTCATAATGCTCAGCTATATCTTAGAGTCTAGAAAAGCGGATATTGCATCGAAAAAGACAGCTTTTCTTGCCTGTCTTATTGTAGCAATTCCCTTTTTCCTAATCTTAAAAGAACCTGATTTGGGGACAGCTTTAGTGTTATGTCCTGTCACATTAACAGTTTTCTATTTAAGTAATGTCCACGCCCTACTAGTAAAGTTTTGTACAGTGCTCGCTAGTATAGGGGTCATAGCTTCTTTGTTAATTTTCTCAGGTATCGTCTCTCATGAGCAAATTAAACCTTATGCTCTGAAAGTTATTAAAGAATACCAATATGAGAGACTCAGTCCTTCTAACCATCACCAAAGAGCTTCTTTAATTTCGATAGGACTTGGAGGTATTAAGGGTCGTGGATGGAAGACCGGAGAGTTTGCAGGTCGTGGATGGTTACCTTACAGTTATACAGATTCTGTTTTCTCTGCTTTAGGAGAGGAATTTGGATTACTAGGATTGCTCTTTATGCTTATCCTTTTTTATTTCCTTATATGTTTTGGTTGTCGCACCGTTGCTGTTGCTATAGATGATTTCGGGAAACTACTTGCCGCTGGCATTACTGTATACCTAGCTATGCATGTTTTAATTAACATTAGTATGATGTGTGGGTTGCTGCCTATTACTGGAGTCCCTCTAATCCTGATCTCTTATGGAGGTTCTTCGGTAATCTCTACGATGGCCTCTCTTGGCGTTTTACAAAGTATCTATAGCCGTCGCTTTGCTAAGTACTAG